The DNA region ATCGGGTACAAATCGCTTCGCGCACCGGTAGAGAGTGCCAAGCGCCATGAGCTGGAAGCCAATTATGCCAGACTCAAAGAGATGGAAGAGAATGTGGTGAAACTTAGCGAGTGGATTGATCACGAAACGTTCAATCAACTTGAAACTCTTTCTAATCAGAAAAATTGTTCTATTCGTGAAATTCTTAAAGAGATAATAGGTCAATAATAGAATGGATTTTAACCAAGCGGCTAAAAAACTCTCTTTGTTTCAAGGACTCTCTTCACGTGATCTGGAATTGATTGCAGCGCAATCATCTATACGATCATTTGAGAAAGGAGAGCTCCTTTTTTATGAGGGAGATGATCTGCCGTATTGGTATTTTGTGGTCGATGGAATCTTACGCTCCTATAAACTTTCTCATGATGAACATGAAATTTCAATCTGTTATAACGAATCCTCGATGGCACTGAGTGACATCCGTTTCGAGAACAATCGCTACATTACTAGAACCTTCGGTACCATCGAAGCGCAAAGCAAAGGGACATTGATCGGGATAAAAACCTCGGCTTTATCACTATTATTTACGCAAAGCCCTGAATTTGCTCTACGTTGTTTTCACAGTGTTTTGGTGAGTGTGGAGAACTATCAGCGGACGTTTTTTAACAATATGGTACTCGATGCAATGGGAAAAGTAGCCTTTATGCTTGCCCATGAACTGGATAAATTTAACCGGCTCAAAAAACAGGAAATTGCAACATTGCTTAACATACAGCCGGAAACTCTGTCGCGTTTACTGGGAAAACTCGTTCGTAAAGAGATCATTGCTATTGATGGATCAGTGAGTATCTTAGATGCTAATGCACTTAAATCACTGTATAATTAGAGGAAAAAAATCATGAAAAAAATAACCTCTCGAATAAAAATTATCAGTTTTATTCTTTCATTATTACTTGTCAGTTTGATCGCCATTACCGTTTACATGAACGAGCAAAGCAAACATGATGGCTACGTCATCCACATTGTCGGTAAAGAGCGGATGTTAACCCAAAAAATGGCAAAAGAGCTTTTTTTAAATCTTCACCGTACGTCGGCTGAATTTTTAGCTTTTGATGAAGCAAAAAACGAGTTTATGCTTAACCTCAGATCATTGCTTAGCGGCACACAAGATGGAAAAATTACCCGACCTCCAACTGATGAGATTGCACTACGTCTTGAAAAAATAGGCAGCCTAAGCGATCGATTTTTTATATTAGCTGAAACGATCAAAGTCAAAATAGAATTGAATTCAATCCCGAGCGAGGCAGAGATATCGGAGCTCTATGAAGTGAACAATCTTCTTTTAAATGAGATTGATACTACCGTACATGCCTATACGGCTGCTTCTGAAGAGAAAATAGAGCGACTCCAGTGGATTCAGTACATCGGAGCGTTTGCAACACTCATCGCAGTTATCGGCAGTATCCTGCTGAGTAAAAAGATTGACGAGGAGTTCGACCGCTTTTTGAGCAATGCCAAAGAGGTTTCACAAATTCGTTGTGATGATCTTCATACAGAGCCTCGCATCTCTACAGAGTCACAAAGCGAGCTGATGCAAGCCGAATCGGATATGAAAACCTTTTTATTGCATGTTGAAAAAGTGGTCCATCGAGCGCAAAGTGCGTTGATTGAATCACAAAACACATTGGTACAAATCGAAGACGCGGCAAGAACGATGGAACAGCAGCTTTCACAAACATCACTCAGTGATCCATCTAAAGCAGAAATCGAAGACTATATCGATATAAGTGAAAATCTAACGATCAACTCTCTCGAAAAAATAGCGAACACACAGCAAATGCTCGATAAATTCCAAGGGATGTTAGATAAAATCGTGGTCAAAATGGAGCAGAACGATTCACATTCTTGACCTAAGTCAAGAAAACTTTTTATATTTTCAGCGATACTCTTGTTATTAAAAACAAGGGTTGAGTATGTTGGTTGATCGATTCAAACGTCATGTGACCTATCTTCGGGTTTCAGTTACCGAGCGGTGCAATTTTCGCTGCCGCTACTGTATGGCAGAAAAACCCTTTAGTTGGGTGCCTAAAGAAAATTTACTAAGTTATGAAGAACTTTTTGCATTTATTAAAATTGGCATCGACAACGGAATACAGAAAATTCGTCTTACCGGAGGAGAACCGACGACACGTGAGAATCTCGATGAGCTGATCGCAATGATCCACTCATATGCACCCGATGTAGATATCGGGTTAACCACCAACGGGTATTTGCTACCATCTCTCGCCCATAAACTTAAAAAAGCCGGATTACGCCGAGTCAATATTTCTCTCGATTCATTGGATCGTAACACTCTCCATTATATCGCCCAAAAAGATGTTCTTCCCGAAATTCTTCAGGGAATAGAAGCCGCGGTAGAGGCGGGTTTATCCGTGAAAATCAACAGTGTCATTTTACGAAACATCAATGAAAATGAAGTCGTATCCTTGTTTAACTACGCGCAATCCATCCATGCACAGATTCGTTATATCGAATACATGGAAAATTCACATGCCACCAATACACTTCAAGGATTAAGAAGTGATGAAATTATCGATATTTTAGGGAAGAGCATCCCTTTTATACCCATCGAAAAAGAACTTGGCGGACCGGCGAATCTATACGAAACCGCAGATGGTTACCGTTTTGGAACGATTGAGCCGCATCGTCACGATTTTTGCAGTACATGTGATCGTCTACGCCTGAGTGCTGAGGGAGATTTGATTGGATGTCTCTATTTTGAAGGTGCAAAAAGTATCAAAGAAGCCATTCGAGAGGGCAATGATGCAGAAACCAAAGCTATTTTGAACGACGTCGTCTACAACAAACCTGAAAAAAATATGTGGGGAGTTGAGAACTTCGAAGTCTCATCTCGTGCATTCTATCGAACTGGCGGATAATTCGAGTGTCATATCATATAGAGGAAAAACCATGTTAACCCCCCATTTTTTAAATCTGTCGCAGAGATAACGCTCTATGATCCTCTTGCTGAAGTACTCGGTGCTGCAAATGAGGGGATTTTAACGTATAGCTATGAAGAAACCGTAAAGTTGGCAGGACATTCATGCCCTACCGTTGCAGGAGCGTATCTGATGGCTCGAAAAGGATTGAGCCTTTTGTACCCAGATACAATGCCGATACGAGGAAATATACGCGTATTGATGCAGGGACGTTTAGGTGATGGTGTGGTTGGAGTTATGGCTAACATAGCCTCATTTATTACCGGTGCTACGGACACAGGTGGCTTTCATGGATTGGGCGGAAAATATGACCGTCGAGGATTACTGAAATTTGAAGCGGATATCCAAGGCGAGATGGCAATAGAACGACTCGATACGGGTGATCGGGTGACTCTTTCTTATAATCCTAAAATTGTCGCAGGTGATCCGAGAATGCAAGAGTGGCGGGGGATAATATTGGCCGAAAAAGCAAATTTTGAGATCGAAAAATTGTTTCAAAACAGTTGGCAAGATCGTGTTAAATCGATACTTATAGATTATGCTGAACATCCCGGATTAGTGATGTACACCTTTGAGGAGAAGAAATGAAAACTAATAGCATTTGGCACCATAGCACTTGCAGCTGATGGATACAGTGTTTATCAAAAGCATTGTATGCAATGCCATGTTGAAATGATGGAAAAAAAAGTGGTGTTAAAAGTACTGCATACATTAAAAGCTCCCCCTATGATTGAGGTATGGCTATTTCTCAACAAACAGGGTAAAAGTCCCATGGTTCTTAGAAATAGCTTAATTAGTGATTTCTAGCACTCTCTTGGCAAAATCTCTTAGCTCCCCATTCGGTCCAATATATTTATAAAGAGTAGGCCTTGTAATCCCCAACTCAGCACAAAGTTCTTTTACACTGGTATCTCTATTTTTCATACTTGCTTCCGCTAATCTTACTTGTGACTTGGTAAGGTTAAACTTTCTTCCACCTTTTCTTCCTCTTGCTCTTGCAGCTTGAAGTCCGGCTATTGTTCTTTCTCTGATTAAGTCTCTCTCAAATTCTGCAAAAGCACCAAAAATTGAGAACATCATTTTTCCGGCAGAAGTGGTTGTATCAATATTAACACCTTGTCCGCTTAAAACTTTAAATCCTATATTTCTTTTGTTTAAATCATCAATAGTATTGATAAGATGCTTGAGATTTCTGCCAAGACGGTCAAGCTTCCAGACAACTAAAATATCTTCTTCTCGTAAAGCTTTCAAGCAATTTTCCAAGCCGGGTCTTTCGTCTTTGATCCCTGAAATTTTATCGGTGTAAATACTTTCTTGATTTACACCCGCTTGGAGAAGTGCATCGATTTGTAAATCTAAAACTTGAGAGTCATCAGATTTTGAAACTCTTGCATAACCGATAAGCATTCCACTCCCTTTGTGATGTAAATTAAACCTTCGTTTGCATTACACTCTGAAATTTATCCATAAACTATCTGATAAGTGTAAACTTAAGTATAAATCAAACAAAGTATAGCAAACAGTATATATAATCAGAATAAATTACACAAAAAAGGAAAAAAGTGACAACTTTACAAATTTTATCAAAAGAGGAAGAAAAAGCATTCAATCAAAAACCAATATTTAATTTTAACCAGCAAAAATTTTATTTTTCAATCCCAAAGAATTTACTCGAAAAAATAGAAATCGATTTTAATCAAATTTATTTTGTGCTGCTGTATGGCTATTTCAAAGCAACAAATAAATTCTTCACAGATTTAAATGATGATAAAAATTTAGATTATATTGCCTCCGATATTTTAAAAATATCAATCGATACAGATGCTGTAAGTTTAACAAAAAGTACACTTTATAGATATCAGCAGATCATTAAGCAGCACCTGCGAATTAACGAATACACCTATGAGATAAAAGATATCCTTGTAAAAGAAGCTATCACGTTGGCGAATAATTTTACCCATCGTAAAAAAATCTTTTATGCTCTTGTTGAGTTTTCTAAAAAGCTATCAATCGAAGTGCCGAGTTACACGGAGTTATATCGCATTATCACAGTCGCCATCAATTCTCAAAAAAGAGATATTCTAGAGAGATTAACGCCATTCATTAAAGATCAAAAACTGAATATACTAGATGAATTTTTACAAAAAGATGGAGACTATAAAAACAGATGGAGTCTCACGCACTATAAGATACTGGAGCACTCTACTAAAAAAGCTGCCATGATGGTAAGTCTTCAAAAATTTAAAACGATACAATCAAAATTCAATATCTTGGAGAGTATCTTTATATCGGGAGGAATCACCCCTAAAATAGCCCAGTATCATGCTAAATGGATTGAAAAAAGCCAAGTTTTTCAAGTAAAGCGAAAGAAAGATGTAGAATCTAACTTCTTACTTCTATCATTTGTATATTATCAGTACTTGATCCGTAACGATAATCTCATAGATAGATTTATATCAACGGTGCAGACGGCTAAAAACTCCTCACTTCGTTCCCAAAAAGAGTATAGTTTTGAACAAGAACCTCATAAAAATCGGGTCATACAGTCACTTGAGAATGCAAATCTTTCAACACTAAATGATATTGAAGCTATTGTCAAAGACAGCGATTTAAGTGCTGTTCAAAAAGTAGCTACAATAGAGAAACTTCTTCAGCAAAAGACACTGGCACTCAATGAGATTCTTACAGAGAAAAAAGTTTTCGACACTGTTGTTGAATGCAAGTATGATTTTATAGAGAGCAAGTCAGTATCGCTGCAAGGCAAGCTTTCGGGGATTTTAAAAGCGATTGAGTTTGATGAAAAAGCATCGAATAAAAATCTTATTGAAGCCATTAACTATTTCAAAAACAATCCCACTCTCACCAATAAAGTACCTAAAGCATTTTTAGATGAAGAAGAGCGTATCGCTGTATTTGATGGCGATAAATTTAAAGTCTCACTCTATAAAATATTACTCTTCTTTCATGTAAGCGATGCCATTAAAAATGGAACTCTTAATTTGAAATACTCTTACAGATACAAAAACTTTGATGACTATATGATTGATAAAGATGATTGGATTAAAAATAAAGATCTACTTCTAACGAAGCATGAAATGGAGTATTTAAAACCGTTTGATACCTTTATGAACACCGTCAAAGACAAAGTTGAAGCAAGCTACAAAGAAACAAATCATAATATTTTAAATGGTACAAACACCTATTTTACGGCATCAGACGACTCTTACATCCTCAAAACTCCTAAGCTGGAAAAGGATGAAGATGAAGAAAAAAATCCTCTCGCAAAATATTCCCAACGGAAGAGTACCTATCCGTGATTGATGTTCTCAATTCAATTGATAAGGAAACAGATTTTTTATCATCATTTCAACACTACTCTCAAAGTCGCATTAAAAGCAATCACAATCTATTACTTGCATCCATACTTGGATATGGATGCAACCTAAGCCTTTCACGGATGGGGAAAATATCAAAAGGCATCAACGAAAACCAGCTTGATAATACCAAAATATGGTACTTTTCAGAGGATAATACGACCGAAGCAAATGACAAAATTGTGGCATATATGGAGAAATTGGAGCTTGTAAAAATAGTAAGACATCACACCGATATCAATCATACTTCAAGTGATGGGCAAAAATACTCCATTGCTTCAAATATCGATTCTACTAATGCAGGACACTCAAACAAATACTTTGGTGCCGACAAAGGAGTTGTCACCTATACTTTTATTGACGAATCAAATCGCCTGTTTCATTCCACTGTTATCAATGTCAGTGAAAGAGAATCGGGGTATGTTATTGATGGACTGTTGCACAATGAGACAGTCAAGAGCGATTTACATTCCGGGGATAGCCACAGCTATACAGAGCTAATATTTGGTTTAACAAATATTCTTGGATTCAATTTTGGTCCAAGAATTAAAAATTTCAAAGATCAACAGCTTTACGGCTTTTTTACACCAAAACACTATCATAATTTAGGTTATAAATTGGCACCTAAAAGAAAAATCAATACTCAAATAATCAAAGAGAGTTGGGATGATATTTTACGGTTTGCCGTAACAATTAAAGAGAGAAAAACAACGGCTACACAGCTCTTAAAAAGGCTCACTTCCTATTCACGACAGCACAAACTATACACTGCGTTGAAAGAATTTGGAAAGATTATAAAATCCGATTTTTTGCTCAATTATATCGATGATGTAAAGCTTCGCCAACGGATAGAAAAGCAGCTCAATAAGATAGAAGCCTCTAATCGATTTTCAAAAGCGGTATTTTTTGGAAACAATCAAGAGTTTACGGTTGCAACTACCGAAGAGCAAAACGTTGCAAATAACTCAAAACGACTTATTCAAAATGCTATAATCCTTTGGAATTATCTTTATCTTACCAAAAAATTACAACATTCTAAAAATAGCACCGAGAAAGATGAAATCCTCACAGCACTTAAAAACAGTTCAATTATTCACTGGAGTCATATTAATTTTTATGGGATTTATGATTTTACCAACTATTCAAAGAGAGTTTACAATTTAATTGCGATTGATAAAGAAAAAGAGTTTATGCAGCCTTTAGGTCTCGGAAATTAATTTCGTGGCTTGTAGAGGAGATATGAGGGCTGGTTTTTAGCGAAAAGACCATTTTTAAGCTATTTCTAAGAACCATGGGACTTTTACCCTGTTTGTTGAGAAATAGCCTATAACTTGTCTCCGCCATCTGCTCTGTGAGCTTTTTGGTTTTCAAAAAGATCAAGTAAGAAACATAGATTCCAACTGGCGAATGAACGAGGAACATGATCAACTGCTCATGAAGTAT from Sulfuricurvum kujiense DSM 16994 includes:
- a CDS encoding Crp/Fnr family transcriptional regulator produces the protein MDFNQAAKKLSLFQGLSSRDLELIAAQSSIRSFEKGELLFYEGDDLPYWYFVVDGILRSYKLSHDEHEISICYNESSMALSDIRFENNRYITRTFGTIEAQSKGTLIGIKTSALSLLFTQSPEFALRCFHSVLVSVENYQRTFFNNMVLDAMGKVAFMLAHELDKFNRLKKQEIATLLNIQPETLSRLLGKLVRKEIIAIDGSVSILDANALKSLYN
- a CDS encoding type IV pili methyl-accepting chemotaxis transducer N-terminal domain-containing protein; translation: MKKITSRIKIISFILSLLLVSLIAITVYMNEQSKHDGYVIHIVGKERMLTQKMAKELFLNLHRTSAEFLAFDEAKNEFMLNLRSLLSGTQDGKITRPPTDEIALRLEKIGSLSDRFFILAETIKVKIELNSIPSEAEISELYEVNNLLLNEIDTTVHAYTAASEEKIERLQWIQYIGAFATLIAVIGSILLSKKIDEEFDRFLSNAKEVSQIRCDDLHTEPRISTESQSELMQAESDMKTFLLHVEKVVHRAQSALIESQNTLVQIEDAARTMEQQLSQTSLSDPSKAEIEDYIDISENLTINSLEKIANTQQMLDKFQGMLDKIVVKMEQNDSHS
- the moaA gene encoding GTP 3',8-cyclase MoaA, with the translated sequence MLVDRFKRHVTYLRVSVTERCNFRCRYCMAEKPFSWVPKENLLSYEELFAFIKIGIDNGIQKIRLTGGEPTTRENLDELIAMIHSYAPDVDIGLTTNGYLLPSLAHKLKKAGLRRVNISLDSLDRNTLHYIAQKDVLPEILQGIEAAVEAGLSVKINSVILRNINENEVVSLFNYAQSIHAQIRYIEYMENSHATNTLQGLRSDEIIDILGKSIPFIPIEKELGGPANLYETADGYRFGTIEPHRHDFCSTCDRLRLSAEGDLIGCLYFEGAKSIKEAIREGNDAETKAILNDVVYNKPEKNMWGVENFEVSSRAFYRTGG
- a CDS encoding recombinase family protein, producing the protein MLIGYARVSKSDDSQVLDLQIDALLQAGVNQESIYTDKISGIKDERPGLENCLKALREEDILVVWKLDRLGRNLKHLINTIDDLNKRNIGFKVLSGQGVNIDTTTSAGKMMFSIFGAFAEFERDLIRERTIAGLQAARARGRKGGRKFNLTKSQVRLAEASMKNRDTSVKELCAELGITRPTLYKYIGPNGELRDFAKRVLEITN